A window of Helicoverpa armigera isolate CAAS_96S chromosome 30, ASM3070526v1, whole genome shotgun sequence contains these coding sequences:
- the LOC126056171 gene encoding uncharacterized protein LOC126056171 has protein sequence MNFSQLKKLDEESLAHLQEGSGPVDECLCPLLSPPDAERKSLGASIKKAFANFNPGKKRKTFGGSRNVDIPIVFSKGEQGVYSTKEVVKRKSNCGRCGCDRENIVLKHSYANIRITSPDVSSICPCPNDCLPDKHKLLNNIKVTVERVTIDPDSESSETSLHNHRPRNVKEPEMTDKRSVSSLINAQYEKDEENVYNR, from the exons ATGAACTTCAGTCAGCTTAAAAAATTGGATGAGGAATCTTTGGCACACTTGCAAGAGGGCTCGGGTCCCGTAGACGAGTGCCTCTGTCCCCTCCTATCTCCTCCTGATGCCGAGAGAAAGAGTCTAGGAGCTTCTATCAAGAAGGCTTTTGCGAACTTCAATCCAGGAAAGAAGAGAAAGACTTTTGGGGGAAGCAGAAATGTGGATATACCAATAGTGTTTTCTAAAGGAGAACAGG GAGTATACTCAACAAAAGAGGTTGTCAAACGCAAGTCCAATTGCGGGCGTTGCGGCTGCGACAGAGAAAACATAGTGCTGAAGCATTCCTACGCGAACATTAGGATCACCAGCCCTGATGTCAGTTCCATATGCCCTTGTCCTAATGATTGCTTACCAG ATAAACACAAGCTcctaaacaatataaaagtgaCAGTTGAACGAGTAACCATAGACCCGGATAGCGAGAGTTCAGAGACAAGCCTTCACAACCATAGACCGAGGAATGTCAAAGAGCCAGAAATGACAGACAAGAGGTCCGTATCTAGCCTTATAAACGCACAATATGAGAAAGATGAAGAAAACGTATATAATAGATGA